The Perca fluviatilis chromosome 3, GENO_Pfluv_1.0, whole genome shotgun sequence nucleotide sequence TCCTCACAGCCAGGATGATGATCTGTTGCCTCCAAACTCTGCTGTTGTTGGGGGCTCAGCTGGTTTTGTCAATCCCAAACAGCTTCTTCTACCATGACTTCCTCAATGGAAATGGCAACAAAGAAAGTATGCACACGATCAATAAAATATATGTTTATGTAAATAGCTGCAATATGTGTTCTTCTAGTCCATATTTTCAAGCTCCAGATGTAAAGTCAATATTTCCTGCAGTTCATTTCAGTGGCGTAAAGCTCCATGTGGACTCTGCTCAGCCATCAGTGTTTGCAGTCACAGGGGGTAATGCCACCATGCCATGCAGTTTTTGGTATGAGCCTGAGTTGAGCTCGCCAAGGGACATACGGGTCAAGTGGTCCTGGCTCCCGACTGCTGCTGGGGGACAGGAGACAGACGTGCTGGTGGCTATCGGCTCCCGCAGTCGAACTTTTGGGGACTTCAGGTTGTTGAAATGAtacataattataataatcaggattactcttttctgttttttcatGGCTGTATGAGCTTGTGTGTCCTTTAACTCCCAGTATGTCTGTTGGCCAGGGGTCGTGTGCAGCTCAGACGGGATTTCCCAGGAGATGCTGCACTTGTGATGACTAAACTCCTGTTGAATGATGCAGGCCGTTACCACTGCGAGGTGGTGGACGGACTGGAGGACAAGAGCACTTCAGTTTATCTGGAGTTACAAGGTACAATACACTGAAACCATGAGCTCCATTATCAGAGGCAAGCGGAGTCAAAACATTTCACATAGCCTTCTTGTTGATTTTAGTTGTAAGTTGTAAGTATTAGTTGTACTGAATGTGTTGATAGtaaaaggcctttttcacagcagacattttgacttgtcatagacaaaagcacatactgtaggctctgttctattcaagtgtccaTTGAATAACCTTTTAAGCCCATATACTTTGTGCAATAGCGTCTAACTTATTCCTCCACCCAGGTGTGGTGTTCCCCTACCAGCACCCTCGTGGTCATTACCATCTCAGCTTCCTGGGAGCCCAGCAGGCCTGTGAGGAGCAGGGCTCGATCCTGGCCACCTTCACACAGCTCTTCCAGTCCTGGAAGGAGGGCCTGAACTGGTGCAATGCAGGCTGGCTGGCTGACGGGACAGTCCAGTACCCCATCACCCAGCCCAGAGTGCCCTGCGGGGGGCATGGCCTCGCCCCGGGTGTCCGGAGCTACGGCAGACGACACCTTCACCTTCATCGCTACGATGTCTTCTGCTTCTCCTCTTCACTCCGAGGTGAGGTGGTGTGAGACCAACAATGGCAGGTTCACAATCTGTAGAAAAGGCCTTCTTCACTGCAGAGTTTGACTTGTCATCAAAGGAAACACACAGGTGTGACAAATACcattaacaatggctctgttcacgtgtcccagtaagccatgacagtgtgacagtgagcctgCATGCACATACATGCGCATAGTTGTATAATCCAAAGCAAAATTCCTCATATGTGTCCTCATACCTggcaaataaagctgattctgaataccaggaccctgaaactgaagcagctgaaTGGAATTTAGCAGCCATTAATGccattatttacacctgtgcttgtcCTACTGTGGCATGTCAAAATGTCCTCTGTGAAAATGAGCCATGCCACGCCATGCTCAAGTACCACACTGGAAACTATATTTGCCCAGAAGCACTTCTTTATGCTCTCTGACGCCTCTCATTAGAAGGCGCTGTcactgttaaaggtcccatgacatggtgctctttggatgcttttctatagaccttagtggtcccctaatactgtatctgaagtctctttcacaaaattcagccttggcgcagaattacagccactagagccagttccACAATGAGCTGTACTTAGTATGTGCCGTTtctgggggtgtggccttgaccaactaccactttgc carries:
- the LOC120556259 gene encoding hyaluronan and proteoglycan link protein 3-like isoform X2, with amino-acid sequence MMICCLQTLLLLGAQLVLSIPNSFFYHDFLNGNGNKEIHFSGVKLHVDSAQPSVFAVTGGNATMPCSFWYEPELSSPRDIRVKWSWLPTAAGGQETDVLVAIGSRSRTFGDFRGRVQLRRDFPGDAALVMTKLLLNDAGRYHCEVVDGLEDKSTSVYLELQGVVFPYQHPRGHYHLSFLGAQQACEEQGSILATFTQLFQSWKEGLNWCNAGWLADGTVQYPITQPRVPCGGHGLAPGVRSYGRRHLHLHRYDVFCFSSSLRGKVYYLKPSHKMNLTEAQQACREDGAEVAKVGQLYAAWKLTGLDSCDAGWLADGSVRYPITRPRRNCGPSEPGVRSFGFPPPQHKHGVYCYKCHIQRWE
- the LOC120556259 gene encoding hyaluronan and proteoglycan link protein 3-like isoform X1, which encodes MMICCLQTLLLLGAQLVLSIPNSFFYHDFLNGNGNKEIHFSGVKLHVDSAQPSVFAVTGGNATMPCSFWYEPELSSPRDIRVKWSWLPTAAGGQETDVLVAIGSRSRTFGDFRGRVQLRRDFPGDAALVMTKLLLNDAGRYHCEVVDGLEDKSTSVYLELQGVVFPYQHPRGHYHLSFLGAQQACEEQGSILATFTQLFQSWKEGLNWCNAGWLADGTVQYPITQPRVPCGGHGLAPGVRSYGRRHLHLHRYDVFCFSSSLRGKVYYLKPSHKMNLTEAQQACREDGAEVAKVGQLYAAWKLTGLDSCDAGWLADGSVRYPITRPRRNCGPSEPGVRSFGFPPPQHKHGVYCYKVTWRKNSFSLSLCLNGLECVDGSRVDMAYK